A genome region from Hevea brasiliensis isolate MT/VB/25A 57/8 chromosome 7, ASM3005281v1, whole genome shotgun sequence includes the following:
- the LOC110666475 gene encoding AP2-like ethylene-responsive transcription factor ANT isoform X1 — translation MKSMNNDDQDNNNTNWLGFSLSPHMKMEVPSGVNHHHQAQSASASVPTAISASLFHSQPHSNLNYCNLFDVEGDNGGFSPLPAMPLKSDGSLCIMEALTRSQLKATMVTSSTPKLEDFFGGATMGTHQYETNDREAMPLSLDSMYYHQDPEHQPNDQNYLNHLQQNPNRHQQHHQIQVEHYPYYNTNFRSYEMLVGEEPKETQQVSDCNLQLPTIGDDEIKRMRNWVSRNYPSNPAMDQQKMISCMGENGGESGAISAMAYGDLQSLSLSMSPGSQSSCVTGSQQISPAVTDCAAMETKKRGPDKVDQKQIVHRKSIDTFGQRTSQYRGVTRHRWTGRYEAHLWDNSCKKEGQSRKGRQVYLGGYDMEEKAARAYDLAALKYWGPSTHINFPLENYQKELEEMKNMTRQEYVAHLRRKSSGFSRGASIYRGVTRHHQHGRWQARIGRVAGNKDLYLGTFSTQEEAAEAYDIAAIKFRGVNAVTNFDITRYDVERIMASNTLLAAELARRNKDTGSGNEATNHNPPTLNSIGEAIPSQKNNESEPDWKMVLYQSSQQQLDQKATNAIDNYKTQVFPLTPENMTGIDAMSSVHQQEVEDSTKMGTHLSNASSLVTSLSSSREGSPDRASLPMLFAIPPSATSKLFTNPTNNVNSWITTAQLRPAVTLPHLPVFASWTDA, via the exons ATGAAGTCCATGAACAATGATGACCAGGACAACAACAATACTAACTGGTTAGGTTTCTCCCTCTCTCCTCACATGAAAATGGAAGTTCCTTCTGGTGTTAATCACCATCACCAAGCGCAGTCTGCATCTGCTTCTGTTCCTACTGCAATCTCAGCAAGCCTTTTCCACTCCCAACCACATTCAAACCTAAATTATTGCAATTTATTTGATGTTGAAGGTGACAATGGTGGGTTCTCTCCCTTGCCAGCGATGCCACTAAAGTCTGACGGTTCTCTTTGTATAATGGAAGCTCTCACCAGATCACAGCTTAAAG CAACAATGGTAACATCTTCAACTCCAAAACTGGAGGACTTCTTCGGTGGTGCAACCATGGGGACCCATCAATATGAAACCAATGATAGAGAAGCTATGCCTCTTAGCTTGGACAGTATGTATTATCACCAAGACCCAGAGCATCAGCCCAACGACCAAAATTACCTAAATCATCTTCAGCAAAACCCCAACAGGCACCAACAACATCACCAGATTCAAGTCGAACACTACCCATATTACAATACTAACTTCAGGAGCTATGAAATGTTAGTAGGAGAGGAGCCCAAAGAGACTCAGCAGGTTTCAGATTGCAATCTTCAGCTTCCAACAATTGGAGATGATGAGATAAAACGCATGAGGAATTGGGTTTCAAGGAACTACCCAAGTAACCCCGCAATGGACCAGCAGAAGATGATAAGTTGCATGGGTGAAAATGGAGGTGAATCTGGAGCTATTAGTGCAATGGCATATGGGGATTTGCAGTCTTTGAGCTTGTCCATGAGTCCTGGCTCCCAATCAAGCTGCGTTACTGGTTCTCAACAAATCTCACCGGCTGTGACTGACTGTGCAGCCATGGAAACCAAGAAAAGAGGGCCTGATAAGGTGGATCAGAAGCAAATTGTTCATAGGAAGTCCATTGATACATTTGGGCAAAGAACCTCACAGTACAGAGGTGTTACAAG GCACAGATGGACTGGGAGATATGAAGCCCATTTGTGGGACAATAGTTGCAAGAAAGAAGGACAAAGCAGAAAAGGAAGGCAAG TTTATCTGG GGGGCTATGATATGGAAGAAAAAGCTGCAAGAGCTTATGATCTAGCTGCTCTCAAGTATTGGGGTCCCTCTACTCATATCAATTTCCCT TTGGAAAATTATCAAAAAGAACTTGAAGAAATGAAGAACATGACTAGACAAGAGTATGTTGCTCATTTGAGAAG GAAAAGCAGTGGATTCTCTAGGGGGGCTTCTATTTACAGAGGAGTAACAAG ACATCATCAACATGGAAGATGGCAAGCTAGGATCGGAAGGGTTGCTGGAAATAAAGACCTTTATCTAGGAACATTCA GTACCCAGGAGGAAGCAGCTGAAGCTTATGACATAGCAGCTATAAAATTTCGTGGAGTTAACGCTGTAACCAACTTTGACATAACGAGGTACGATGTGGAACGAATCATGGCGAGCAATACACTTCTTGCTGCGGAGCTAGCAAGGAGAAACAAAGACACGGGATCTGGCAATGAGGCTACAAATCACAATCCTCCAACTCTAAACAGCATTGGGGAAGCCATTCCCTCACAGAAGAACAATGAAAGTGAGCCAGACTGGAAAATGGTCCTCTATCAATCCTCCCAGCAGCAACTCGATCAAAAGGCAACCAATGCTATCGATAATTACAAAACTCAGGTCTTCCCATTGACCCCAGAGAATATGACAGGAATTGATGCCATGAGCTCAGTTCATCAGCAAGAAGTAGAAGACTCAACCAAGATGGGAACTCACTTGTCAAATGCTTCATCATTGGTGACAAGTTTAAGTAGCTCGAGAGAAGGCAGCCCAGATAGAGCTAGCCTGCCAATGCTCTTTGCAATACCTCCCTCAGCAACATCCAAGTTGTTCACAAATCCAACAAATAATGTGAATTCTTGGATCACAACAGCCCAACTGAGGCCTGCAGTCACCTTGCCTCACCTGCCTGTTTTTGCTTCTTGGACAGATGCATAG
- the LOC110666475 gene encoding AP2-like ethylene-responsive transcription factor ANT isoform X2: MMTRTTTILTGDNGGFSPLPAMPLKSDGSLCIMEALTRSQLKATMVTSSTPKLEDFFGGATMGTHQYETNDREAMPLSLDSMYYHQDPEHQPNDQNYLNHLQQNPNRHQQHHQIQVEHYPYYNTNFRSYEMLVGEEPKETQQVSDCNLQLPTIGDDEIKRMRNWVSRNYPSNPAMDQQKMISCMGENGGESGAISAMAYGDLQSLSLSMSPGSQSSCVTGSQQISPAVTDCAAMETKKRGPDKVDQKQIVHRKSIDTFGQRTSQYRGVTRHRWTGRYEAHLWDNSCKKEGQSRKGRQVYLGGYDMEEKAARAYDLAALKYWGPSTHINFPLENYQKELEEMKNMTRQEYVAHLRRKSSGFSRGASIYRGVTRHHQHGRWQARIGRVAGNKDLYLGTFSTQEEAAEAYDIAAIKFRGVNAVTNFDITRYDVERIMASNTLLAAELARRNKDTGSGNEATNHNPPTLNSIGEAIPSQKNNESEPDWKMVLYQSSQQQLDQKATNAIDNYKTQVFPLTPENMTGIDAMSSVHQQEVEDSTKMGTHLSNASSLVTSLSSSREGSPDRASLPMLFAIPPSATSKLFTNPTNNVNSWITTAQLRPAVTLPHLPVFASWTDA, translated from the exons ATGATGACCAGGACAACAACAATACTAACTG GTGACAATGGTGGGTTCTCTCCCTTGCCAGCGATGCCACTAAAGTCTGACGGTTCTCTTTGTATAATGGAAGCTCTCACCAGATCACAGCTTAAAG CAACAATGGTAACATCTTCAACTCCAAAACTGGAGGACTTCTTCGGTGGTGCAACCATGGGGACCCATCAATATGAAACCAATGATAGAGAAGCTATGCCTCTTAGCTTGGACAGTATGTATTATCACCAAGACCCAGAGCATCAGCCCAACGACCAAAATTACCTAAATCATCTTCAGCAAAACCCCAACAGGCACCAACAACATCACCAGATTCAAGTCGAACACTACCCATATTACAATACTAACTTCAGGAGCTATGAAATGTTAGTAGGAGAGGAGCCCAAAGAGACTCAGCAGGTTTCAGATTGCAATCTTCAGCTTCCAACAATTGGAGATGATGAGATAAAACGCATGAGGAATTGGGTTTCAAGGAACTACCCAAGTAACCCCGCAATGGACCAGCAGAAGATGATAAGTTGCATGGGTGAAAATGGAGGTGAATCTGGAGCTATTAGTGCAATGGCATATGGGGATTTGCAGTCTTTGAGCTTGTCCATGAGTCCTGGCTCCCAATCAAGCTGCGTTACTGGTTCTCAACAAATCTCACCGGCTGTGACTGACTGTGCAGCCATGGAAACCAAGAAAAGAGGGCCTGATAAGGTGGATCAGAAGCAAATTGTTCATAGGAAGTCCATTGATACATTTGGGCAAAGAACCTCACAGTACAGAGGTGTTACAAG GCACAGATGGACTGGGAGATATGAAGCCCATTTGTGGGACAATAGTTGCAAGAAAGAAGGACAAAGCAGAAAAGGAAGGCAAG TTTATCTGG GGGGCTATGATATGGAAGAAAAAGCTGCAAGAGCTTATGATCTAGCTGCTCTCAAGTATTGGGGTCCCTCTACTCATATCAATTTCCCT TTGGAAAATTATCAAAAAGAACTTGAAGAAATGAAGAACATGACTAGACAAGAGTATGTTGCTCATTTGAGAAG GAAAAGCAGTGGATTCTCTAGGGGGGCTTCTATTTACAGAGGAGTAACAAG ACATCATCAACATGGAAGATGGCAAGCTAGGATCGGAAGGGTTGCTGGAAATAAAGACCTTTATCTAGGAACATTCA GTACCCAGGAGGAAGCAGCTGAAGCTTATGACATAGCAGCTATAAAATTTCGTGGAGTTAACGCTGTAACCAACTTTGACATAACGAGGTACGATGTGGAACGAATCATGGCGAGCAATACACTTCTTGCTGCGGAGCTAGCAAGGAGAAACAAAGACACGGGATCTGGCAATGAGGCTACAAATCACAATCCTCCAACTCTAAACAGCATTGGGGAAGCCATTCCCTCACAGAAGAACAATGAAAGTGAGCCAGACTGGAAAATGGTCCTCTATCAATCCTCCCAGCAGCAACTCGATCAAAAGGCAACCAATGCTATCGATAATTACAAAACTCAGGTCTTCCCATTGACCCCAGAGAATATGACAGGAATTGATGCCATGAGCTCAGTTCATCAGCAAGAAGTAGAAGACTCAACCAAGATGGGAACTCACTTGTCAAATGCTTCATCATTGGTGACAAGTTTAAGTAGCTCGAGAGAAGGCAGCCCAGATAGAGCTAGCCTGCCAATGCTCTTTGCAATACCTCCCTCAGCAACATCCAAGTTGTTCACAAATCCAACAAATAATGTGAATTCTTGGATCACAACAGCCCAACTGAGGCCTGCAGTCACCTTGCCTCACCTGCCTGTTTTTGCTTCTTGGACAGATGCATAG